The Acidobacteriota bacterium DNA window ACCGGCTTCGAGCCGGTTTTTAATATATGCGAATCCTGATCAAATCAAAGCAGTTTAGATTTTAGCGTCGCCGAAGAAGTAATCGATCTGCCGCAGAACCTCGTGCACCTGCCGCCGCTCTTCGTCAAGAAGACCCTTTCCGGCCTGCCCTCCGCTCGGGGCAAACAGCAGCGTGTTCTCCACCTTTTCCATGAAGCTGGGGTTTTTCGGATGAATGAAGGAGGTGCCTTCGTACACGACGGGGATAGTCTTGGCCACGGTCGAGCCGAACAGCGAGGCCTCGAAAGCGGTGTAGAAATTACCCGGCATAGGCAGCAGGAAGACCAGGAAAGTCAGGAAGGCCACGGCCGTCCAGCCGCGCAGGAACCCGATCAGGGCGCCGCCCATCTGGTCCCGCCTCTTGGTCTCCTTGAGGTTTGCCACCTTGTAAAACAGCATCCCCATCAGCTTGAAGGCCGCATACGAGATAGCCAGAAGGAACACGAAGGACAGAAACGCACAAACGAGCGGAGAGCCGCCGATCCGCTCATAGACCCACACGGCGAAAACGTCGATGTAGTTGATCGAGGCGATCAGGGCAGAAAAAAAGACGATGAATGCAATCAGCTCGCGAATCAGGCCTTTCTTTGAACCGATGATGACCGACGCTAAGAGCAGTACGATAAGCAGGCCGTCAATCCAGTTCATGACACACTCCCCGTGATGAATTCATTCCTTTGACGAAAAATATAGGTGGGTGTTAAACTATTTGGCAAGGATTTCCGTAACCAGGTGATTGACCATCTTTCCGTCCGCCCGGCCTTTTATTTTGGGCATGAGGACCTTCATCACCTGGCCGATCATGCGCGTGGAATCGGCACCTGCCTCTGCGATGGCCGCCTCGATCATCTGCCTGAGTTCGCCTTCGCCGAGTTGTTCGGGCAGGTACGAAGTGATGATCTTCAGTTCCTGCTCTTCCTTTTCAGCCAGATCCTCACGGCCGCCTTGCCGGAACTGCTCGATAGACTCCCGCCGTCTCTTGGCGGCGGAGTTGAGCACCTCGACAGACTGTTCGTCGGTCAGATCTTCACCGACGGCGATCTGTCGGTACTTCCAATCAGATTTAAGGCCCCGAAGCACGCTGACCTTTGCCTTGTCACCGGCTTTCAGGGCCTCTTTAAGATGCTGATCGATTCTGTCCTGCAGGGCCATTAGATTCTCTCGGACAGATGGCGCATCTTGCGGGCCTTGCGCCGCGCTGCCGCCATCTTGCGCTTTTTCGTCTCTGATGGTTTCTCGTAATGCAGATGCTTCTTGTAATCGGACAGAATGCCCGCCTTTTCGCAGAATTTATTGAAACGTCGGAGAGCTCGCTCAAATGATTCGTCGTCGCGTACTCTGACTCCGGTCAAACAGAACACCCCCCTTCACAACCAACCTGCCTGTCGTTCAAATATACCTCCACCTTTCTAAGCTTCTATCGGATAGTATATTAAAAAATCCACGCTTTGTCAACCGGCCGGCAGTGGATTCCTTCTAATTCGCCACTCCGCACTCAAAGGCTTCACAATCGCGCAATTCTCACACGATCGCGGAACACGGTAACCATCCTGCCGATATAAGAGGCATGCCCTTTACCACCGCCCATCCGGCCCTTGTCCTGCCGTTGAAACAACTGTTCCCGAGATATGTTTCGTTAACCGGGCTTGTGGCCGGGGCCATGGCCCCGGACCTGCTGTATTTCCTCTGTCTGACAACGGACTACCGGGGCGTCAGCCACAGTTGGACCGGGCTGCTCCTCTTTTGCCTTCCGG harbors:
- a CDS encoding CvpA family protein; its protein translation is MNWIDGLLIVLLLASVIIGSKKGLIRELIAFIVFFSALIASINYIDVFAVWVYERIGGSPLVCAFLSFVFLLAISYAAFKLMGMLFYKVANLKETKRRDQMGGALIGFLRGWTAVAFLTFLVFLLPMPGNFYTAFEASLFGSTVAKTIPVVYEGTSFIHPKNPSFMEKVENTLLFAPSGGQAGKGLLDEERRQVHEVLRQIDYFFGDAKI
- a CDS encoding GatB/YqeY domain-containing protein — its product is MALQDRIDQHLKEALKAGDKAKVSVLRGLKSDWKYRQIAVGEDLTDEQSVEVLNSAAKRRRESIEQFRQGGREDLAEKEEQELKIITSYLPEQLGEGELRQMIEAAIAEAGADSTRMIGQVMKVLMPKIKGRADGKMVNHLVTEILAK
- the rpsU gene encoding 30S ribosomal protein S21 — encoded protein: MTGVRVRDDESFERALRRFNKFCEKAGILSDYKKHLHYEKPSETKKRKMAAARRKARKMRHLSERI